Proteins encoded together in one Elusimicrobiota bacterium window:
- the atpA gene encoding F0F1 ATP synthase subunit alpha — MKAVEITEILKEKIASFKKTKDVTISETGIIVSVGDGIARLQGLENVCVNELVEFPNNIFGMAVNLEEEEVGCILFGDEKLLQQGDIVKRTKRIMEVPVGEELIGRLIDPLGNSLDGRDNPKCAKKRPIEVVAPGIAERQPVKVPLQTGIKAIDSMIPIGRGQRELIIGDRQIGKTAIAIDTIINQKNEKNRPICIYVAIGQKQSTIATVFEILKKYGADDYTILVSASAADPAPLLYIAPYSGCAIAEEFMWQGKDALVIYDDLSKHAQAYRQLSLLLRRPPGREAYPGDVFYLHSRLLERACKLSDENGGGSLTALPIIETQAGDISAYIPTNVISITDGQIYLESGLFYSGIRPAINVGLSVSRVGGNAQIKAMKQVAGRLRLDIAQYNELATFAQFSSELDKSTKAQLERGKRMVELLKQNQYEPLPVEKQIIIIASGILGYIDEIVVEDIKKFERDLLEHFKQNYPEILNELKDKREISEELNNKIKNAIKEYKAQTRR, encoded by the coding sequence ATGAAAGCAGTAGAAATCACAGAGATATTAAAAGAAAAAATCGCATCATTTAAAAAAACTAAAGATGTTACAATTTCTGAAACAGGTATCATCGTTTCAGTCGGTGACGGAATTGCACGACTACAGGGATTAGAAAATGTTTGTGTTAACGAACTGGTAGAATTTCCCAATAATATCTTTGGTATGGCGGTAAATCTTGAAGAAGAAGAGGTTGGCTGTATCTTATTTGGTGATGAGAAACTGCTTCAACAGGGCGATATTGTAAAACGAACCAAGCGAATAATGGAAGTACCAGTTGGTGAGGAACTTATTGGTCGGCTCATAGACCCGTTAGGTAACTCACTTGATGGTAGAGATAACCCGAAATGTGCTAAAAAAAGACCGATAGAGGTTGTTGCGCCAGGTATTGCAGAACGTCAGCCTGTAAAAGTGCCTTTACAAACGGGTATAAAAGCGATTGATTCTATGATTCCAATAGGTCGCGGACAACGAGAATTGATTATTGGCGATAGACAGATTGGCAAAACAGCAATTGCGATTGATACAATAATCAACCAAAAAAATGAAAAAAATAGACCTATCTGCATCTATGTCGCAATCGGGCAGAAACAATCAACAATCGCAACAGTTTTTGAGATACTGAAAAAATACGGTGCAGATGACTACACAATACTTGTATCTGCTTCTGCGGCTGACCCTGCACCACTGCTCTATATCGCACCTTATAGTGGCTGCGCAATTGCAGAAGAGTTTATGTGGCAAGGCAAAGATGCGCTTGTTATCTACGATGATTTATCAAAACATGCGCAAGCATACAGACAACTTTCATTACTTTTGAGACGCCCACCTGGTAGAGAAGCATATCCAGGCGATGTTTTTTATCTGCATTCCCGACTTTTAGAACGTGCCTGTAAACTTTCAGACGAAAACGGCGGCGGTTCACTTACTGCACTTCCCATAATAGAAACACAAGCCGGCGATATTTCAGCATATATCCCGACAAATGTCATATCTATTACCGACGGCCAAATTTATTTAGAAAGCGGACTGTTTTACTCTGGAATCCGACCTGCAATAAATGTCGGGTTGTCTGTCTCGCGTGTTGGCGGGAATGCACAGATAAAAGCAATGAAACAGGTTGCAGGACGTTTGCGGCTGGATATTGCACAGTATAACGAACTTGCAACATTTGCACAATTCTCGTCAGAACTGGATAAATCTACAAAAGCACAACTGGAACGCGGCAAACGAATGGTTGAACTGCTGAAACAAAACCAGTATGAACCTTTGCCAGTTGAAAAACAGATAATTATTATAGCAAGCGGTATTCTCGGATATATTGATGAAATTGTAGTAGAAGATATTAAAAAGTTTGAAAGGGATTTATTGGAACATTTTAAGCAGAACTATCCTGAAATACTGAACGAGTTAAAAGATAAAAGAGAAATCTCTGAAGAACTCAACAATAAAATAAAGAACGCAATAAAAGAATATAAAGCGCAAACAAGAAGGTAA
- the atpG gene encoding ATP synthase F1 subunit gamma: protein MATLRDIRRKIGSTKAIQKTTKALKMISEARFIKAQKNIVSAKPYSQKIQELLFNLFKKRGGNIDIEHPFFDYGHQDKQGLLVITSEKGLCGSYNTNILRKMVEVVQSNKNKNFELFVLGKKGKDWLRKLSDSRITISHEYFDIFKSFSAVQSEIIADEILKSFLKNNLYNFSIVYTEFKSLFIQNVVVKQLLPIEKSVIETERDEFDYIYEPAKEKLIDTLLHRYIKSEIYRILLSAYTSELAFRRNAMENATQNAAELIDGLILQLNKVRQQQITKELTEIVSAAEVW, encoded by the coding sequence ATGGCAACATTACGGGATATTAGACGAAAAATCGGTTCTACAAAAGCGATACAAAAGACAACAAAGGCGCTTAAAATGATTTCAGAGGCAAGATTCATAAAAGCACAAAAAAATATTGTTTCTGCAAAACCATACTCACAAAAAATTCAAGAACTGCTTTTTAACTTATTCAAAAAAAGGGGAGGGAATATAGATATAGAACATCCGTTTTTTGACTATGGGCATCAAGATAAACAAGGCTTGTTAGTGATTACATCTGAGAAAGGACTCTGTGGCTCGTATAATACCAATATCTTAAGAAAAATGGTTGAAGTTGTCCAATCTAATAAAAATAAAAATTTTGAGTTGTTTGTGCTCGGTAAAAAAGGAAAAGATTGGCTGAGAAAACTCAGTGATAGTAGAATTACAATCAGCCACGAGTATTTTGACATTTTCAAGAGTTTCTCGGCAGTTCAATCAGAAATTATCGCGGACGAAATTCTGAAATCATTCTTAAAAAATAACCTGTATAACTTCTCAATAGTTTATACTGAATTCAAATCATTATTTATACAGAATGTCGTTGTAAAACAACTCCTGCCAATAGAAAAAAGTGTGATAGAAACAGAACGAGATGAATTTGATTATATTTATGAACCTGCTAAAGAAAAACTGATTGATACATTATTACACAGATATATCAAATCAGAAATCTATAGAATCTTGCTTTCTGCATATACATCAGAGTTGGCATTCAGACGAAATGCGATGGAAAATGCAACCCAGAATGCAGCCGAACTGATAGACGGTCTAATTTTACAACTTAATAAAGTCCGTCAACAACAGATAACAAAAGAACTAACAGAAATAGTATCTGCAGCGGAAGTTTGGTAG
- the atpD gene encoding F0F1 ATP synthase subunit beta, with protein sequence MNKGKVIQIIGPVVDCEFSKQNLPKIFNAIKIDTKRHSDPDLSGEESRIRKEITLEVSAHIGDSVVRCISLSPTDGLSRGMDAIDTETPIKVPVGRTCLGRVMNILGTSIDHLGALKSDTYREVHTPPPALIQQKTTPEIFETGIKVIDLLEPYQKGGKVGLFGGAGVGKTVIIMELIHNVATHHGGVSVFGGVGERSREGNDLWFEMKRSKVIDKAVLVFGQMNEPPGARFRVGLTALTQAEYFRDTEGQDVLLFIDNIFRYVLAGSEVSALLGRMPSAVGYQPTLQTEMALLQERITSTKQGSITSVQAIYVPADDLTDPGVAATFSHLDASTVLSRQIVELGIYPAVDPLDSSSKILDPKIVGEEHYNTARNVQKILQRYKDLQDIIAILGVDELSDEDKIIVARARKIQKFLSQPFFVAEEFTGTKGRYVSLKETIRGFKEIIDGKHDTVSEQLFYMIGSIDEIKERE encoded by the coding sequence GTGAATAAAGGAAAAGTTATTCAGATAATTGGTCCTGTCGTTGATTGCGAATTTTCTAAACAAAATCTGCCCAAAATTTTTAATGCAATAAAAATTGACACGAAGCGTCATTCTGACCCAGATTTATCGGGCGAAGAATCCCGTATTAGAAAAGAAATTACTTTAGAGGTTTCCGCACATATAGGCGATAGCGTTGTTAGATGTATCTCGCTTTCACCAACAGACGGTCTATCAAGAGGTATGGACGCAATAGATACAGAAACACCAATCAAGGTGCCCGTAGGTAGAACCTGCCTGGGACGCGTAATGAATATTTTGGGAACATCAATTGACCATTTAGGCGCACTCAAATCAGATACTTACAGAGAAGTCCATACGCCACCACCAGCACTCATTCAACAAAAAACTACACCTGAAATTTTTGAAACCGGTATCAAAGTAATAGACCTGTTAGAACCATACCAGAAAGGTGGCAAGGTTGGACTTTTTGGTGGTGCGGGTGTCGGTAAAACAGTTATCATAATGGAACTTATACATAATGTCGCAACACATCACGGTGGTGTCTCGGTATTCGGCGGTGTTGGAGAACGAAGCCGCGAAGGGAACGATTTATGGTTTGAAATGAAACGCTCTAAAGTTATAGATAAAGCAGTGCTTGTATTCGGGCAGATGAATGAACCACCAGGTGCACGATTCCGTGTAGGGCTTACCGCTTTAACTCAGGCGGAGTATTTCAGAGATACAGAAGGACAGGATGTGCTGCTGTTTATTGATAATATATTCAGATATGTATTAGCAGGTAGCGAGGTATCTGCACTGTTAGGCAGAATGCCTTCTGCAGTTGGCTACCAGCCAACTTTACAGACGGAAATGGCACTGCTTCAAGAACGAATCACATCTACAAAACAGGGCTCTATCACATCAGTTCAGGCAATCTATGTGCCTGCAGATGATTTAACCGACCCCGGTGTTGCTGCAACATTTTCGCATCTGGATGCTTCCACAGTGCTTTCTCGCCAGATTGTAGAACTCGGTATCTATCCTGCAGTTGACCCGCTGGATTCATCATCAAAAATACTTGACCCGAAAATCGTCGGCGAAGAACATTACAATACTGCAAGAAATGTCCAGAAAATTTTGCAGCGCTACAAGGACCTGCAGGATATTATTGCGATTTTAGGTGTTGACGAACTATCAGACGAAGATAAAATAATCGTTGCTCGTGCCCGAAAAATACAGAAATTCTTATCCCAGCCGTTTTTTGTTGCTGAAGAGTTCACAGGCACAAAAGGCAGATATGTGTCATTGAAAGAAACAATCCGTGGCTTCAAAGAAATTATAGACGGCAAACACGATACTGTGTCTGAACAATTATTTTATATGATAGGCTCTATAGATGAAATAAAGGAACGCGAATAA
- a CDS encoding F0F1 ATP synthase subunit epsilon — translation MKTFILEIITPEKVAYKKDVEFLVVPAAKGELGVLPGHIDYLAMLTPGELRIKNSENTELFAISGGFAEIHPKNVVVLCETAESAEEIDIERVKLAKQRAEQKLKISDEDLIQTQLSLQKALTRLKVVSDLQKRKQRKQ, via the coding sequence ATGAAAACATTCATACTTGAAATTATCACACCTGAAAAAGTCGCATATAAAAAAGATGTTGAGTTTCTGGTTGTGCCAGCAGCAAAAGGTGAACTCGGTGTTCTACCCGGGCATATTGATTATTTAGCAATGCTGACCCCAGGCGAGCTTAGAATAAAAAATAGTGAAAATACAGAATTATTTGCTATATCAGGCGGGTTTGCAGAGATTCATCCAAAAAATGTTGTGGTTTTGTGTGAAACCGCAGAATCAGCTGAAGAAATAGATATTGAACGAGTAAAACTTGCTAAACAGCGAGCCGAACAGAAACTAAAAATTTCAGATGAAGATTTAATACAGACACAACTATCCTTACAAAAAGCGCTTACCCGACTCAAAGTTGTATCTGACCTGCAAAAAAGAAAACAACGAAAACAATGA
- the cysK gene encoding cysteine synthase A — MKIAKDVIELIGNTPLVRLNKLIQDCYAEVVAKLEFYNPCSSIKDRIGIAMLNDAEKRKALKKGQVIIEPTSGNTGIALAFACAVKGYHLILTMPDTMSVERQALLKSFGCEIVLTSGNEGMAGAVKKAEELARKENAFIPQQFKNPANPEMHRKTTAEEIWNDTDGKIDIFVAGVGTGGTLTGVGEILKKRKPSVKIIAVEPSDSAVLSGEKAGSHKIQGIGAGFIPEVLNRKIIDEIIKVTNAEAISTAKMLIKEEGLLAGISSGAAVSAALRVAKRAETKNKLVVVILPDTAERYISTALFE, encoded by the coding sequence ATGAAAATAGCAAAAGATGTAATTGAATTGATTGGGAATACACCATTGGTTCGTCTGAATAAACTCATACAGGATTGTTATGCAGAAGTAGTGGCAAAACTGGAGTTTTATAATCCGTGTTCATCAATAAAAGACCGAATCGGTATTGCAATGCTCAACGATGCTGAAAAAAGAAAGGCATTAAAAAAAGGTCAGGTAATTATTGAGCCAACATCAGGCAATACCGGTATCGCACTTGCGTTTGCTTGTGCGGTGAAAGGTTATCATCTTATACTTACAATGCCTGATACAATGTCAGTTGAACGACAGGCATTATTAAAATCGTTCGGTTGCGAAATTGTTTTAACCTCTGGTAACGAAGGTATGGCAGGTGCTGTAAAAAAAGCCGAAGAACTTGCCAGGAAAGAGAATGCGTTTATCCCGCAGCAGTTCAAAAATCCTGCAAACCCTGAGATGCATCGTAAAACAACTGCGGAAGAAATCTGGAATGATACTGATGGTAAAATAGATATTTTTGTTGCTGGTGTCGGCACAGGTGGTACGCTTACAGGTGTTGGCGAGATATTAAAAAAACGGAAACCATCTGTAAAAATTATCGCAGTAGAGCCATCCGATTCAGCAGTTTTATCCGGTGAAAAAGCCGGCTCACATAAAATACAAGGTATTGGTGCGGGATTTATTCCAGAAGTGCTTAACCGAAAAATTATTGATGAGATAATAAAGGTTACAAATGCTGAAGCAATTTCTACAGCAAAGATGTTGATAAAAGAAGAAGGATTGTTAGCTGGTATTTCGTCAGGTGCGGCTGTTTCTGCAGCGCTGCGAGTTGCAAAACGGGCAGAAACTAAAAACAAATTGGTTGTTGTGATTCTACCGGATACCGCAGAACGATATATATCAACAGCACTATTTGAGTAG